A genomic window from Flavobacterium sp. I3-2 includes:
- a CDS encoding DUF3857 domain-containing protein: MKNLKTKSLLILFFAFINLTNAQNIEFKNYKFNDNEIVIPEEFKNEEEIILEQNLKSEFNFTSNDANEYYLFHEKKLLNSNIAIERNNKVYIPYSQKEDLIVNKLRVILPNGKKIELKESDIKKDKNEQTGVTYEYFAVNGLEKGAIIERFYILKKPVDVSGETINVQENFPIVNFSLELIYPNYLQFDTKSYNGLADATFNKDKYTNKNSNSLEAKNIAGLNADEQQSNWIRNAKALRYKLATNSSKNTSNLYAHKDFVSDFFENYYVDLDTKDKKELEKFTSKLKKSNDPLLNARAIEGLIKENIQYNRYYKLNSNISDILKSKQANLFDLIKLYIAVLNQQNVEHELVFTTEKDKATFDPDFESYENIKEVLIYMTAANSFIEPIATNYRTPLIDFNYGNNYGLFIKPKVYQGVKMPVTTTRKIHFADDLNITNMEITIDASKGIDDATFKSVLEFTGYTASYFQVVKDFVNETDFENMKQDLASNYAFETSNKPKVTTVNDGVVNLALKPYIVTIEGNAEDIISKAGNNYLVKIGSVIGRQMEMYADKERQLPIEIDYPHFYTRKISLIIPDGYQIKNPEIINMNHVLTKDGKVVADFISNYKIEENKLTITNTENYDFETLPVSDYPKYREIINAAADFHKMNLIIEKL, from the coding sequence ATGAAAAATCTAAAAACAAAAAGTTTATTAATTCTATTCTTTGCTTTCATAAATTTGACGAATGCCCAAAATATCGAATTTAAAAACTATAAATTCAATGATAATGAAATTGTAATTCCAGAAGAATTTAAGAACGAAGAAGAAATTATATTAGAACAAAATTTAAAATCAGAATTCAATTTTACAAGTAACGATGCAAATGAATATTATTTGTTTCACGAAAAAAAGCTTTTAAATTCAAACATCGCAATCGAACGAAATAACAAAGTTTATATTCCATATTCTCAAAAAGAAGATTTGATTGTAAATAAACTTCGCGTAATTCTTCCGAACGGAAAAAAAATTGAGTTAAAAGAATCAGACATCAAGAAAGATAAAAACGAACAAACAGGAGTTACTTACGAGTATTTTGCTGTAAATGGTTTAGAAAAAGGAGCAATAATTGAACGATTTTATATTCTTAAAAAACCCGTCGATGTTTCTGGTGAAACAATAAATGTACAGGAAAATTTTCCGATTGTTAACTTTTCTTTAGAATTGATTTATCCAAATTATTTACAATTCGATACAAAATCATATAACGGATTAGCAGATGCAACCTTCAATAAAGATAAATATACAAACAAAAATTCGAATTCATTAGAAGCCAAAAACATTGCTGGATTAAATGCCGATGAGCAACAAAGTAATTGGATCAGAAATGCAAAAGCTTTACGTTATAAATTAGCAACAAACAGTTCAAAAAACACTAGCAATCTTTACGCTCACAAAGATTTTGTAAGTGATTTTTTTGAAAATTATTATGTTGATTTAGATACAAAAGACAAAAAAGAACTTGAAAAATTTACATCGAAGTTAAAAAAATCAAATGATCCACTTTTAAACGCACGTGCCATTGAAGGCTTAATTAAAGAAAACATTCAATACAATCGTTATTACAAATTAAATTCGAACATTTCGGATATTTTAAAAAGTAAACAAGCTAATCTTTTTGATTTAATCAAACTTTACATCGCTGTTTTAAATCAACAAAATGTTGAACATGAATTGGTTTTTACAACAGAAAAAGACAAAGCAACTTTTGATCCTGATTTTGAATCTTATGAAAATATAAAAGAAGTTTTAATTTATATGACTGCTGCAAATTCATTTATCGAACCAATTGCAACAAATTACAGAACGCCTTTGATTGATTTTAATTATGGAAACAATTACGGTTTATTCATCAAACCTAAAGTTTATCAAGGCGTAAAAATGCCCGTTACAACAACTCGTAAAATTCATTTTGCCGATGATTTAAATATCACAAACATGGAAATTACTATTGATGCTAGTAAAGGAATTGATGATGCAACATTTAAATCGGTTTTAGAATTTACTGGTTATACAGCATCTTATTTCCAGGTGGTTAAGGACTTTGTTAACGAGACGGATTTCGAAAACATGAAACAAGATTTAGCTTCTAATTATGCTTTTGAAACTTCAAACAAACCAAAAGTTACTACTGTAAATGATGGTGTTGTAAATTTAGCATTGAAACCTTACATCGTAACAATTGAAGGAAATGCTGAAGATATCATTTCAAAAGCTGGAAATAATTATTTAGTAAAAATCGGTTCTGTGATTGGAAGACAAATGGAAATGTATGCAGATAAAGAACGCCAACTGCCAATTGAAATCGATTATCCGCATTTCTATACAAGAAAAATTTCGTTAATTATCCCTGATGGTTATCAAATCAAAAATCCTGAAATCATAAACATGAATCACGTTTTAACCAAAGACGGAAAAGTAGTAGCTGATTTCATCTCGAATTATAAAATTGAAGAAAATAAATTAACGATTACAAACACCGAGAATTACGATTTTGAAACTTTACCTGTTTCTGATTATCCAAAATATCGCGAGATAATCAACGCTGCAGCCGATTTTCATAAAATGAATTTGATAATCGAAAAATTATAA
- a CDS encoding tetratricopeptide repeat protein — translation MKHKNLIFSTLLFSIFSHAQNEMSFYNTDIFFSEGVEFTKNSKFDESTIAYNKIHKLDPKYSQAQYEMILSLLYADKKEEALQVCEKNYNDKLHEVFPPLLLVHGIILSDQGKYDEALKIFNEADQYFPNSAGLNYNKAIVYVRKDEKQKAVDLLKTNIKIDPSHSSSLYNLGLLALDDGQLVEGNLLLMTYLLFEPENAKAKQALISLNEDYSKTYTAKPKLKIKEKGDDFSLLEEVLRNKYPYNSKFNLLIEFDDLAPRNMQAITEYFKDHEIKDGYFENQFGQLFKYIAENNLTKEYLYHSLSLFNSAFQKEYKKNEKKINEFYTNHLSNVLWYEMYNKAYLNGNEYKVFVDEKSKSFYQFKDGESDGDYFYTSNLGYLETKGSVKQDLLVGKKTTFFENGNVQLEENFKNGKKDGEAVTYYPNKKLMFKGSYKDDKLNGKYTVYLPTEKISCDGIYLNDEFEGENICYFPDGKKKIIANYKKGKFDGPFKKFNETGEIIEQANYLDGEIEGEYNTYFSKDKLKSVNTVKNKKPISYVSYFSNGNKESEFFYNDGKLKEIKEYNTNGTLSFLKSFNDKEELNNLKYYNKEGKLFYEDIYTGGKAKQSVQYFADGTSQKLKNNGLIKFNDLEGTTISEGNIKNGLLEGEWIYYYPNKVLRSKNNYTNGEENGLRTAYLDNGSLDYIAQVSNGKMNGLYKDYINDKISYTAYYKDDLFHGPLTSYYLNGNIKGETFYVDGLQEGQSNTYAQDGRLTQTTNFINDIITDIIYYYDGKSDKIDYVNQNGIVEVIENKAVKRKVSIKNGNKDGIYEISNSKNEPISKENYVNNKLHGKATEYNALGKIEMENNYHSGVLNGTSKNFDLNGKMNALDNFENGIIVGKSTIYYPNEKEFLVSTYDIGVKTGPETYYNSDGTKVLILNFNNNNIVSYQTLNNENQLGQEIPITSEMTVIKSNFSNGKPALEMSLKNGILNNDLIIYNSKNQKDFQINYKNGKVNGTVTYFLNGKKYKTLDYIDGILDGQIAYYNEQEQILYSTDYKNNEKHGFFKVLENNTLKPIKKYDSDQLAEIL, via the coding sequence ATGAAACACAAAAATTTAATCTTTTCAACATTATTATTCAGCATATTTTCACATGCTCAAAATGAAATGTCCTTTTATAATACAGATATTTTTTTTTCTGAAGGTGTTGAATTCACAAAAAATTCGAAATTCGATGAGTCAACCATCGCATATAATAAAATTCATAAGTTAGATCCTAAATATTCTCAAGCGCAATATGAGATGATTCTTTCGTTACTTTATGCAGATAAAAAAGAAGAAGCCTTACAAGTTTGCGAAAAAAATTATAACGATAAATTACACGAAGTTTTTCCACCACTTTTATTAGTTCATGGAATCATTTTAAGCGATCAAGGAAAATACGATGAAGCTTTAAAAATATTTAATGAGGCTGATCAATATTTTCCGAACTCAGCAGGATTAAATTACAACAAAGCTATAGTTTACGTTCGAAAAGATGAAAAACAAAAAGCGGTTGATTTATTAAAAACAAACATCAAAATTGATCCGTCGCATTCTTCTTCACTTTATAACTTAGGTCTTCTGGCACTTGATGACGGTCAATTAGTTGAAGGAAATTTACTTTTAATGACCTATTTACTTTTTGAGCCCGAAAATGCAAAAGCAAAACAAGCTTTAATCTCTTTGAATGAAGATTATTCAAAAACATATACTGCAAAACCAAAACTAAAAATCAAAGAAAAAGGTGATGATTTTTCACTTCTTGAAGAGGTTCTTAGAAACAAATATCCGTACAATAGTAAGTTCAATTTATTAATTGAATTCGATGATTTGGCTCCAAGAAATATGCAAGCCATAACAGAATATTTCAAAGATCATGAAATAAAAGATGGATATTTCGAAAATCAATTTGGGCAGCTATTTAAATATATTGCAGAAAATAATTTAACCAAAGAATATTTATATCACTCGCTTTCGCTTTTCAATAGTGCTTTTCAAAAAGAATATAAAAAAAATGAAAAGAAAATCAATGAATTTTATACCAATCATTTGAGCAATGTACTTTGGTACGAAATGTACAACAAGGCGTATTTAAATGGAAATGAATATAAAGTTTTTGTTGATGAAAAATCAAAATCATTCTATCAATTTAAAGATGGTGAATCTGATGGTGATTATTTTTACACTTCAAATCTTGGATATTTAGAAACAAAAGGAAGTGTCAAACAAGATTTATTAGTTGGTAAAAAAACTACTTTTTTTGAAAACGGAAACGTTCAATTAGAAGAAAATTTCAAAAACGGCAAAAAAGATGGCGAAGCCGTAACGTATTATCCAAACAAAAAATTGATGTTTAAAGGTTCGTATAAAGACGACAAATTAAACGGAAAATACACAGTTTATTTACCTACAGAAAAAATAAGTTGCGATGGAATTTATCTTAATGATGAATTTGAAGGTGAAAATATTTGCTATTTTCCTGATGGTAAAAAGAAAATAATCGCAAATTACAAAAAGGGAAAGTTTGATGGTCCATTCAAAAAATTCAATGAGACTGGCGAAATTATTGAGCAAGCAAACTATCTTGATGGTGAAATAGAAGGTGAATACAATACTTATTTTTCTAAAGACAAATTAAAATCCGTTAATACTGTAAAAAACAAAAAACCTATTTCTTATGTTTCTTATTTTTCAAACGGAAATAAAGAATCAGAATTCTTTTATAACGATGGAAAACTAAAAGAGATTAAAGAATATAACACAAACGGAACTTTAAGTTTTTTGAAATCATTTAATGATAAAGAAGAATTAAACAATCTGAAATATTACAACAAAGAAGGTAAACTTTTTTACGAGGACATTTATACAGGCGGAAAAGCAAAACAATCGGTACAATATTTTGCTGATGGAACTTCTCAAAAATTAAAAAACAATGGTTTAATTAAGTTTAACGATTTAGAAGGAACGACAATTTCTGAAGGGAACATCAAAAATGGATTACTTGAAGGTGAATGGATTTATTATTATCCAAACAAAGTTTTAAGGTCCAAAAACAATTATACCAATGGCGAAGAAAATGGTTTGAGAACTGCATATTTAGATAATGGAAGTCTTGATTACATTGCTCAAGTTTCAAATGGAAAAATGAACGGTTTGTATAAAGATTATATCAATGATAAAATCAGTTATACAGCATATTACAAAGATGATTTATTTCATGGACCATTGACTTCATATTATTTAAATGGAAATATTAAAGGAGAAACTTTTTATGTAGATGGGCTTCAAGAAGGTCAATCAAATACGTATGCTCAAGATGGTCGATTAACTCAGACAACAAATTTTATTAATGATATCATCACGGACATTATTTATTATTATGATGGAAAAAGTGATAAAATAGATTATGTCAATCAAAATGGAATTGTTGAAGTAATCGAAAATAAAGCCGTTAAACGAAAAGTATCGATTAAAAACGGAAACAAAGATGGTATTTACGAAATTTCAAATTCTAAAAATGAACCAATAAGCAAAGAAAATTATGTAAATAATAAATTACATGGAAAAGCTACAGAATATAATGCTTTAGGTAAAATAGAAATGGAAAACAATTATCATTCGGGAGTTTTAAACGGTACTTCGAAAAATTTCGATTTAAACGGAAAAATGAATGCTCTTGATAATTTTGAGAACGGAATTATTGTCGGAAAAAGTACAATTTATTATCCAAACGAAAAAGAGTTTTTAGTGAGTACTTATGATATTGGCGTAAAAACAGGTCCAGAAACTTATTACAATTCTGATGGTACTAAAGTGCTAATTTTGAACTTTAATAACAACAACATTGTAAGTTATCAAACTTTAAATAACGAAAATCAATTAGGACAAGAAATTCCGATTACATCAGAAATGACGGTAATTAAATCTAATTTTTCGAATGGAAAACCAGCTTTAGAAATGAGTTTGAAAAATGGAATTTTAAATAATGATTTGATTATTTATAATTCAAAAAACCAAAAAGATTTTCAAATAAATTATAAAAACGGAAAAGTTAATGGAACTGTAACCTATTTTCTAAACGGAAAAAAATACAAAACATTGGATTATATCGATGGAATTCTTGATGGGCAAATCGCGTATTACAACGAGCAAGAGCAAATTCTTTACAGCACGGATTATAAAAACAACGAGAAACACGGATTTTTTAAAGTACTTGAAAACAATACATTAAAACCAATTAAAAAATATGATTCAGATCAATTGGCAGAAATTCTTTAG
- a CDS encoding catalase has translation MLKKSIALGFVLATSVSFAQTLTTNSGAPVGDNQNSKTIGNNGQILLEDIHLIEKLAAFDRERIPERVVHARGAGAFGEFVASADFSDVTMADFLSQAGKKTPLMVRFSTVTHQQGSPETYRDPRGFAVKFYTQEGNYDLVGNNLPVFFIRDAIKFPDMVHAFKPSPIMNNASDPNRVFDFFSNLPESTHMLTWLFSDYGIPANYRQMEGNGVHAYKWVNDKGEVTYVKYKWVPQQEIKNLTQEEANKIQSTAIEHATVDLYTEIAKGNFPKWDLYVQMLKREDFDKLDFNPVDVTKIWPETVAKSVKVGTMTLNENATNYFQQVEQAAFSPGTLVPGIEPSEDKLLQGRLFSYFDTQRHRIGGNFQQVDVNRPINNVKTYNQDGYMSMRKQEGDVNYQPSTNKPEVVDNAKFKYSKSVFPAGTTTVQNVIDKENNFAQAGDLYRSFSKKDQDNLIKNLGGALNAVQNKVIVKKMIAHFYQADKTYGERLLKATNLNVSDIQEYIKK, from the coding sequence ATGTTGAAAAAATCAATAGCATTAGGATTCGTTTTGGCAACTTCAGTTTCGTTTGCTCAAACCTTAACCACGAATTCAGGAGCTCCAGTTGGAGATAATCAAAATTCTAAAACGATTGGAAATAACGGGCAAATTTTATTAGAAGATATTCATTTAATTGAAAAATTAGCTGCTTTCGATAGAGAACGTATTCCAGAAAGAGTTGTTCACGCTCGTGGAGCTGGAGCTTTTGGAGAGTTTGTTGCTTCTGCAGATTTTTCTGATGTAACAATGGCAGATTTCTTATCTCAAGCAGGTAAAAAAACGCCTTTGATGGTGCGTTTCTCTACAGTAACTCACCAACAAGGTTCTCCTGAAACGTATCGTGATCCACGTGGATTTGCAGTTAAATTCTATACACAAGAAGGAAACTACGATTTAGTTGGAAACAACTTACCGGTCTTCTTCATCCGTGATGCAATCAAATTCCCAGATATGGTACATGCGTTCAAACCATCTCCAATCATGAACAATGCATCTGATCCAAACCGTGTATTCGATTTCTTTTCTAATTTACCAGAATCGACACACATGTTAACTTGGTTATTCTCTGATTACGGAATTCCTGCTAACTACCGTCAAATGGAAGGAAATGGAGTTCACGCATACAAATGGGTAAATGATAAAGGTGAAGTTACTTACGTTAAATACAAATGGGTTCCTCAGCAAGAAATCAAAAACTTAACGCAAGAAGAAGCTAATAAAATTCAGTCAACTGCAATTGAGCACGCAACAGTAGATTTATATACAGAAATTGCTAAAGGTAATTTCCCTAAATGGGATCTTTATGTTCAAATGTTGAAAAGAGAAGATTTCGATAAATTAGATTTCAACCCTGTTGATGTAACTAAAATTTGGCCAGAAACGGTTGCTAAATCGGTAAAAGTTGGAACAATGACGTTGAACGAAAATGCAACAAACTATTTTCAACAAGTTGAGCAAGCTGCTTTTTCGCCTGGTACATTAGTTCCTGGAATTGAGCCATCAGAAGATAAATTATTACAAGGTCGTTTGTTTTCTTATTTCGATACACAACGTCACCGTATTGGAGGAAATTTCCAACAAGTTGATGTTAATCGTCCAATCAACAATGTAAAAACGTACAACCAAGACGGTTATATGTCAATGCGTAAGCAAGAAGGAGATGTTAATTACCAACCATCTACCAACAAACCAGAGGTTGTAGATAATGCTAAATTCAAATATTCAAAATCGGTTTTTCCAGCAGGAACAACAACGGTTCAAAACGTAATTGATAAAGAAAATAACTTTGCTCAAGCTGGTGATTTATACCGTTCGTTTTCTAAAAAAGACCAAGATAACTTAATCAAAAATTTAGGTGGAGCTTTAAATGCGGTTCAAAATAAAGTTATAGTTAAGAAAATGATTGCTCATTTTTACCAAGCTGATAAAACGTATGGAGAGCGTTTATTAAAAGCAACGAACTTAAATGTTTCTGACATTCAAGAATATATCAAAAAATAA
- a CDS encoding class I SAM-dependent methyltransferase yields MKDLLGKAILDFQTNNNPENVITETTISEPDEMAIAYMFRDFNEMPKLEKQALKLAKGKILDVGCGAGSHALYLKDKGFEVLPIDISENAIKTCELRGLENAVVQDVLELNNQKFDTILLLMNGTGIFGKLNKVAHYLNHLKSLLNDGGQILIDSSDLIYMFDEDEDGGKWIPMHADYYGELVFNLSYKGENEEPFDWLYLDYNTLQNACLANELTCELILEGDNFDYLARITK; encoded by the coding sequence ATGAAAGACCTTTTAGGTAAAGCTATTTTAGATTTTCAAACCAACAACAATCCCGAAAATGTTATCACAGAAACAACCATATCTGAACCAGATGAAATGGCAATTGCTTATATGTTCCGTGATTTTAACGAAATGCCAAAACTTGAAAAACAAGCTTTGAAATTAGCAAAAGGTAAAATTTTGGATGTAGGTTGCGGCGCTGGAAGTCATGCTTTATATTTGAAAGATAAAGGTTTTGAAGTTTTACCTATCGATATTTCTGAAAATGCCATTAAAACTTGTGAATTACGTGGATTAGAAAATGCAGTTGTTCAAGATGTTTTAGAATTGAATAATCAAAAATTTGATACGATTTTATTATTGATGAACGGGACCGGAATTTTCGGAAAATTAAATAAAGTTGCTCATTATTTAAATCATTTAAAAAGTTTGTTAAACGATGGCGGTCAAATTTTAATCGATAGTTCTGATTTGATTTATATGTTTGACGAAGATGAAGATGGCGGTAAATGGATTCCGATGCACGCCGATTATTATGGAGAATTGGTTTTTAATCTTAGCTATAAAGGCGAAAATGAAGAACCTTTTGATTGGTTGTATTTAGATTATAACACCTTACAAAACGCATGTCTTGCTAATGAATTAACTTGTGAATTAATCCTAGAAGGCGACAATTTTGATTATTTAGCTCGTATTACAAAATAA
- a CDS encoding YkgJ family cysteine cluster protein: protein MEKFLKNLPKLAKDTHNENKKYFDKLKKKTPKNLDVQMQEIHDRVFKKTDCLSCANCCKTTGPLFTLADIERISKFLRMKPQPFIDQYLRIDEDKDYVLQSVPCIFLDNENYCMIYDVRPKACREFPHTDRKKFQQITNLTLKNVEICPAAYQVVEEMKKKMPL from the coding sequence ATGGAAAAATTTTTAAAAAACTTGCCAAAGCTTGCCAAAGATACGCATAATGAAAATAAAAAGTATTTTGATAAGCTAAAAAAGAAAACACCAAAAAATTTAGATGTTCAGATGCAAGAAATTCATGATCGTGTTTTTAAAAAAACAGATTGTTTATCTTGTGCAAATTGTTGTAAAACAACAGGGCCGTTATTTACTTTGGCTGATATCGAACGTATTTCCAAGTTTTTGAGAATGAAACCACAACCTTTCATCGATCAATATTTACGTATTGATGAAGATAAAGATTATGTGTTGCAAAGCGTTCCTTGTATTTTTTTAGACAATGAAAATTATTGTATGATTTATGATGTTCGTCCAAAAGCTTGCAGAGAATTTCCGCATACAGATAGAAAGAAATTTCAACAAATAACAAACTTAACATTGAAAAATGTTGAGATTTGCCCGGCAGCTTATCAGGTTGTAGAAGAAATGAAAAAGAAAATGCCTTTGTAA
- a CDS encoding transglutaminase family protein, whose protein sequence is MIQINWQKFFRLNLSLVIFLSSLNLFSQNLTELQNKYPNESEIALEVSEHYYITLNKKNEIEVTANSVEDYLLLKNTSAGASINESLVFSELVSITNYEAYTVGNETEKFKKTPVKLIVDKPYNSSSVFDSDTKLKVFTFSNLSQGTRKVLKHSLDFKDPMLLHRFNFTAGIPSVNRKIVLTVDKSIEIGFKIFNDKDHLVKQTTEDNKKTTTYTFIINDAPVFRNEPKAAGRSYEIPHLHFWINSYTIKGEKIPVFGKVDGLYKYYSDFIKNVNKTEDPALKKFTLELVKDVKTNDEKMEKIFKFAQEQIKYVAFESGYEGFIPRNASLVFERKFGDCKDMSSILTEMAKYADVPNVNLTWIGTRELPYSYEELPTPAVDNHMIATYERNGEIIFLDATDSQVPFGLPSEFIQGKEALISKGDSFKIVTVPTLSAEQNKYEDTYSYVINGNKIEGKGKLKTNGLTRTYYLNVMSDISKNRKKYIEGILERGNDKLNIVSFTENNIQDKTLPYEIDYVFENDNYVVLAADETYLNMFLHKPLIDLIFDENRKTTADLDRLQKFEFKTSFTIPENSKVTYVPENVTFENDYIKYKITFDKKERHINLNYSIENKKTYIKPTEVKGWNESLKKLKSNLNETIVIKKT, encoded by the coding sequence ATGATTCAGATCAATTGGCAGAAATTCTTTAGATTAAATTTAAGCTTGGTAATCTTTTTATCAAGCTTAAATCTCTTTTCTCAGAACTTAACCGAACTTCAAAATAAATATCCAAACGAAAGCGAAATTGCATTAGAAGTTTCAGAACATTATTATATTACGTTAAACAAAAAGAATGAAATCGAAGTAACTGCGAATTCCGTAGAAGATTATTTATTACTTAAAAACACATCCGCTGGAGCTTCGATTAATGAATCGCTGGTGTTTTCAGAATTGGTTTCAATTACAAATTATGAAGCTTACACGGTTGGAAATGAAACTGAAAAGTTCAAAAAAACACCTGTAAAATTAATAGTTGACAAACCATATAATTCAAGTTCAGTTTTTGATTCTGACACCAAATTGAAAGTTTTTACTTTTAGTAACTTATCTCAAGGTACAAGAAAAGTTCTAAAACACAGTTTAGATTTCAAAGATCCAATGTTGTTGCATCGCTTTAATTTTACTGCGGGAATTCCTTCTGTAAATAGAAAAATTGTTTTAACGGTAGATAAATCAATTGAAATCGGATTTAAGATTTTCAACGATAAAGACCATTTAGTAAAACAAACTACAGAAGATAATAAAAAAACAACTACTTACACATTTATAATTAATGATGCTCCTGTTTTCAGAAATGAACCTAAAGCAGCAGGTCGTTCATATGAAATTCCGCATTTACATTTCTGGATTAATTCTTACACAATCAAAGGAGAAAAAATTCCAGTCTTCGGAAAAGTAGATGGTTTATATAAATATTATAGCGACTTCATCAAAAATGTAAACAAAACAGAAGATCCTGCTTTAAAGAAATTCACTTTAGAGCTGGTTAAAGATGTAAAGACAAATGATGAAAAAATGGAAAAGATTTTCAAATTTGCACAAGAACAGATTAAATATGTTGCTTTTGAAAGCGGTTACGAAGGTTTTATTCCAAGAAATGCGTCTTTAGTTTTTGAACGTAAGTTTGGCGATTGTAAAGATATGTCAAGCATTTTGACAGAAATGGCTAAATATGCTGACGTTCCGAATGTGAATTTAACTTGGATTGGAACTAGAGAATTACCTTATTCGTATGAAGAACTTCCAACACCAGCAGTCGATAATCACATGATTGCAACTTATGAAAGAAACGGAGAAATCATTTTCTTAGACGCAACCGATTCTCAAGTTCCATTTGGTTTACCTTCAGAATTTATTCAAGGAAAAGAAGCTTTAATTTCAAAAGGAGATTCATTTAAAATTGTTACCGTTCCGACTTTATCGGCAGAACAAAATAAATATGAAGATACATATTCGTATGTTATAAATGGAAATAAAATAGAAGGAAAAGGGAAATTAAAAACCAATGGATTAACTCGAACTTATTATCTTAATGTGATGAGTGATATTTCTAAGAATCGTAAAAAATATATCGAAGGTATTTTAGAAAGAGGTAATGATAAACTAAATATTGTTTCTTTTACAGAAAATAATATTCAAGATAAAACACTTCCGTATGAAATAGATTATGTTTTCGAAAATGATAATTACGTAGTTCTCGCAGCTGACGAAACCTATTTGAACATGTTTTTACACAAACCTTTAATCGATTTGATTTTTGATGAAAATCGAAAAACTACTGCAGATCTAGATCGTTTACAAAAATTTGAATTCAAAACTTCATTTACAATTCCAGAAAACTCAAAAGTTACTTACGTTCCTGAAAATGTTACTTTTGAAAACGATTATATAAAATATAAAATCACTTTCGATAAAAAAGAACGTCACATAAATCTAAATTATTCAATCGAAAATAAAAAAACATATATAAAACCAACTGAAGTAAAAGGCTGGAACGAATCACTTAAAAAACTAAAATCAAATCTTAACGAAACCATTGTAATCAAAAAAACATGA
- a CDS encoding ankyrin repeat domain-containing protein translates to MKKLVFTLLLALTFVTAQAQDIFAASRANNVKELKKFVSEKVDINQTNEKGFTPLILAVYNNAPEAVEFLIANGANLNAQDKSGNNALMGAIFKQNVAMVDLLIAKKANVNQVNFNGASSLIFAATFGKPEMVKSLLKAGADKSIKDSRGKTALDHATMQENVEVISLLK, encoded by the coding sequence ATGAAAAAATTAGTTTTTACTTTACTATTAGCTTTAACTTTTGTTACAGCTCAAGCACAAGATATTTTTGCCGCTTCACGCGCAAATAATGTTAAAGAACTTAAAAAGTTTGTTTCTGAAAAAGTTGATATCAATCAAACAAATGAAAAAGGATTTACGCCGTTAATTTTAGCGGTTTACAATAACGCGCCAGAAGCGGTTGAATTTTTAATTGCAAACGGAGCTAACCTTAATGCGCAAGATAAATCTGGAAATAACGCTTTGATGGGAGCTATCTTTAAACAAAATGTAGCCATGGTCGATTTGCTTATTGCAAAAAAAGCGAATGTAAATCAAGTTAATTTTAATGGCGCATCAAGTTTGATTTTTGCAGCGACTTTCGGAAAACCAGAAATGGTAAAGTCTCTTTTAAAAGCTGGAGCAGACAAGTCAATCAAAGACAGTAGAGGTAAAACGGCATTAGATCATGCGACAATGCAAGAGAATGTAGAAGTAATTTCATTATTGAAATAG